A genomic stretch from Bosea sp. F3-2 includes:
- a CDS encoding amidohydrolase family protein, giving the protein MRTRGLVDLQVNGFAGVDFNSGTITLAELDRALEAMLATGVTTCLPTIITAHPHELEERFLALDAAVNGSRLGPLMCPGYHLEGPFLNPSAGYSGCHPPEAMTAATADLVASLDGQLSRPILMVTLAPEVEGGVALAGKLAQMGKVVAIGHSAADFETVAAAADAGATLSTHLGNGLPQQMHKLVNPLFAQLAEDRLMAGFIADGIHIHPKALKSLIRAKGPERSILVTDAVVAAGAVPGRYSFAGMPVDLAADGSVRQPGGASLAGSALKLDDAVRNVVAWGIATPQEAIAMASTHALACIADALARAGITLPESAIEWSPDLRIGSVHIGNERRDFAAGAAA; this is encoded by the coding sequence ATGCGCACGCGCGGGCTCGTCGATCTGCAGGTCAACGGCTTCGCCGGGGTGGATTTCAACTCCGGCACGATCACGCTGGCGGAGCTCGACCGGGCGCTGGAGGCGATGCTGGCGACGGGCGTGACCACCTGTCTGCCGACGATCATCACCGCGCATCCGCATGAGCTGGAGGAGCGATTCCTGGCGCTCGACGCTGCGGTCAACGGAAGCCGACTCGGGCCGCTGATGTGCCCGGGCTATCATCTCGAAGGCCCGTTCCTGAATCCGTCCGCCGGCTATTCCGGCTGCCACCCACCGGAGGCGATGACGGCGGCAACGGCCGATCTCGTCGCGAGTCTCGACGGGCAGCTGTCGCGGCCGATCCTGATGGTGACGCTGGCGCCGGAGGTCGAAGGCGGCGTCGCGCTTGCAGGCAAGCTGGCGCAGATGGGCAAGGTCGTCGCCATCGGCCATTCCGCCGCCGATTTCGAGACCGTCGCCGCTGCGGCCGATGCGGGGGCGACGCTCTCGACCCATCTCGGCAATGGCCTGCCTCAACAGATGCACAAGCTGGTCAACCCGCTCTTCGCGCAGCTCGCCGAGGACCGGCTGATGGCCGGCTTCATCGCGGACGGCATTCATATCCACCCGAAGGCGCTGAAGAGCCTGATCCGAGCCAAGGGTCCGGAGCGCTCGATCCTCGTCACCGATGCCGTGGTCGCGGCGGGTGCCGTGCCGGGCCGCTACAGCTTCGCCGGCATGCCGGTCGATCTCGCCGCCGATGGTTCGGTGCGTCAGCCGGGCGGCGCCTCGCTGGCGGGTTCGGCGCTCAAGCTCGATGATGCTGTACGCAACGTCGTCGCCTGGGGCATTGCGACGCCCCAGGAAGCGATCGCCATGGCCTCGACCCATGCGCTGGCCTGCATCGCCGATGCGTTGGCCAGAGCCGGCATCACCTTGCCGGAGAGCGCGATCGAATGGTCGCCGGACCTCCGCATCGGCAGCGTGCACATCGGCAATGAGCGCCGCGACTTCGCCGCCGGGGCGGCAGCCTGA